From Halomarina ordinaria:
GACGGTCTGTGCCATCGGCGACCGGACGGCGGCCGTCCTCCGCGAGCACGGCTACAGTGTGGACGTCGTCCCGGCGGAGTTCTCCTCGTCGGGGCTGGTGGCGACGCTCCGCGACCGGATCGACGGGGCGCGCGTCGAGGTCGCCCGTAGCGACCACGGCTCGCCCGTGCTCACCGACGGACTGAACGACGCGGGGGCGTACGTCCACGAGACGGTGCTGTACGAACTCGTCCGTCCGCCCGAGGCGGGCGACTCGGCGGACTTCGCGGCGACTGGCGACCTCGACGCGGCGCTGTTCACCTCCTCGCTCACCGTCGCGCACTTCCTCGAGGCCGCCGAGGCACGCGGCGTTCGGGAAGCGGCCGTGGAGGGGCTGAACGGGGCCGTCGTCGGCGCCATCGGCGAACCGACGCGGGTGCAGGCCGAGGGAGCGGGCATCGCGGTCGACGTCGTCCCCGACCGGGCGACGTTCGAGGCGCTCGCGCGGGCGGCGCTCGCCCGCCTCGACGGGTCGTGAGTCCCACCCCGATTGCCGGGCCCGTCAGGGGTATCGGGGTTCGGTGACAGCGTTGAGACGGTCCGCGTGAGTCGGCGTTCGCGAGGCGCGTCGGGGAGTTGGCGGTCGGTCGCGGCGGTCGCCGGCTGGCAGACCGCCGCGAGCCTCTGTTACTACAGTATCTTCGCCGCGACGGGGTTCGTCCGGGAGGCGTTCGACCTCTCGGCGACGCTCGTCGGCGTCTTCCTCACGGCGGCGCTCCTCGGGTACACGGTGGCGCTCTTCCCGAGCGGCGCGGCCGTCGACGCCCTCGGCGAGAAGCGCGTGATGGTCGCGGGGCTGGTCGCGCTGAGCGTCGCCGCCCTCTGCGTCTCGGTCGCCCCGTCGTACGCCCTGTTGTTGCTCGCGGGCACCCTCCTCGGGTCGGCCTACTCGACGGCGATGCCGGGGTCGAACCGGGGGATCGTCGCCAGCGCGCCGGCCGGCCGCGAGAACCTCGCCATGGGGGTGAAGCAGGTCGGCGTCACCGCCGGGAGCGGCGCGGCGTCGCTCGTCGTGACGGGCGTCGCGGCCGTCGCCGCCTGGCAGGCCGGGTTCTGGGTGGTCGCGGCGCTCGCCGGCGGCTACGCCCTCGGCTTCGTCGCGCTGTACGACGGCACCGAGGGGTCCGGGCGACTCGCGTGGCCGGACCTCTCCGGCCTCGGTGCGAACCGTCCCTACGTCCTCCTGGTCGTCGCGGGGCTGTTCGTCGGCGCGACCATCTTCACCACGCTCGGCTACGTCGTCCTCTACGTCGAGGACGTGGTCGGGGGGAGCGTCGCCGCGGGTGGGGTCGTCCTCGCGCTCGCGCAGGTGACCGGGAGCGTCGGGCGCGTCGCCGCGGGCGGCCTCGCCGACCGACTGGGCGGGGCGCGCGGCGCCGCCACCGTCGCGCTCGTCCAGGTGGGCGTCGCCGCCGGCCTGTTCGTCCTGCTCGCGCGCGGCACCGCCTCGCTCGCCGTCGCGTCGCTCCTGTTCGCCGGCGTCGGCGTCTCCGTCCTCGGGTCGACGGGCGTCTTCTACTCCTGCCTGAGCGACCTCGTGCGCGCGGAGGACATCGGCGCGGCGACCGCCGGCGGGCAGACGGCCATCAACGTCGGCGGCCTCGCTGCCCCGCCGCTGTTCGGCCTCCTCGCCGACGGGGTAGGGTACGCTGCCGGGTGGTGGCTGCTTGCGGGCTGTTCGGTCGCCGCGACGCTGTTGCTCGTCGCGGTCAGGCGCGACCTCCGCGGTCCCGGAACGAGAGTTTAAATCGCGGGAGGGACCTACGCCACACCGTGACCGGCCCCGTTCCCGCCCTCGACGACGCCGCCGCCGCCTGTGCCGACCGACTGCGCGAGGCCGACTCCGTCCTGCTCGCCTCCCACATCGACGCCGACGGCCTCACGAGCGCCGCCGTCGCGAGCGCGGCCCTCGCGCGCGCCGGCATCGACTTCGAGACGGTGTTCAAGAAGCAACTCGACGCCCACGAGGTCGCCACCATCGCCGCGACCGACCACGAGACGGTGCTGTTCACCGACTTCGGCAGCGGCCAGCTCGACGACATCGCCCGACACGAGGCGGCCGGCGACTTCACGCCCATCGTCGCCGACCACCACCGACCGGCGGACGCCGAGACCGAGTTCCACCTCAACCCGCTGCTGTTCGGCCTCGACGGCGCGAGCGAACTCTCCGGTGCGGGCGCGGCGTACGTCCTCGCGCGGGCGCTCGAAGGCGAGGGCGACAACCGCGACCTCGCCGCACTCGCCGTCGTCGGCGCCGTCGGCGACATGCAGGCCTCGGAGGGCGCGCTCCACGGCGCTAACGAGGGCATCGTCTGCGAGGGGGTCGAGGCGGACGTCATCGGGGAGGCGACGGACCTCGCGCTCTACGGCCGCCAGACCCGCCCGCTCCCGAAGCTCCTCCAGTACGCCGACGTCCCCATCCCCGGCATCGCGAACAACGAGGCGGGGAGCGTCGCCTTCCTCTCGGAACTCGACGTCGACCTCAAGCGCGACGGCGAGTGGCGGACCTGGGCCGCCCTCGACGACGACGAACGACGGACGGTCGTCAGCGCGCTCCTCCGGCGCGCCGTCACGCGCGGCGTCCCCGCCCACCGTATCGACGACCTCGTCGGCACCTCCTACACCCTGCTCGACGAGACGGTAGGGACCGAACTGCGCGACGCCAGCGAGTACTCGACGCTCCTCAACGCCACCGCGCGCTACGAGCGCGCCGACGTCGGCCTCGCGGTCTGTCTCGGCGACCGGGACGGGGCGCTCGACCGCGCGCGCGACCTGCTGCGCAACCACCGGCGCAACCTCTCGGAGGGCCTGCGCTGGGTGCAGAACGAGGGCGTCACCCGCGAGGAGCACCTCCAGTGGTTCGACGCCGGGACCCGCATCCGCGAGACCATCGTCGGCATCGTCGCCGGGATGGCCGTCGGCACGGAGGGCATCGACCGCGACGCGCCCATCGTCGCCTTCGCCTCGAAGAGCGACGAGGAGACGAAGGTCTCCGCCCGCGGGACGCACGCACTCGTGCGACGTGGCCTCGACCTCTCGACGGTGATGGGCGAGGCGAGCGCGAGCGTCGGCGGAAAGGGCGGCGGCCACGACGTCGCCGCCGGCGCGACCATCCCCGCCGGGAGCGAGCGGGCGTTCGTCGAGTGCGCGAACCGGATTATCGGCGAACAGCTGGAGTAGGGCGTCCATCGGCGGGTTCTGTCGGCTCCTCGGACGTGAACGGTCGTCACCGGGCCGATGGCGATACACCCTATCCGACGATACGAAATCAGTTGCGACGGGCCGTTGCCGGAGTGCACACGACCAGAGCGTGCCGACTTGAGAGGGGTCGGTAGCGAGACCGCTCCCGCGGACCCCGTTGCGGCCCGTGACGAGCACGCCGAATCGCGCGTGTGTTTCCGCTACTCCCTGCGCACCGGCAAACGATGAAGAGCGTGGGAAGCGAAGGCAGGTGCTGTGAGATGTACACCCGAATCGTAATCGCCGTCGACGGGAGCGACGAGGCGAAGGAGGCGGCGAGGCGTGGTCTCGAACTCGCGCGTGTCTTCGAGGCATCCGTCGACGTTCTCCACGTCGTCGAGCGGAAGGCACTCCGGTTGACGACGGCGGGCGACGAGCGGGACCGGCTTCGAGAACGGGGCCGGGCCGTCCTCACCGAGATAGCGGACCTCGCGTCGGACCTCGGCCAGCCCGTGGAGACGGAACTCCGCGAGGGAAAGCCCGCAGCCGAGGTGAGCGACTTCGCCTCGGAGCGGGGTGCCGACCTCGTCGTCGTGGGACGACAGGGGACGACCGGCCTCGGAAGACGCCTCCTCGGCGGCGTCACCGAGCAGGTCCTCCACCGGAGTGACGTCCCCGTGTTCGTCGTGCCCGACGGTGACCAGGGACCCGTCACGTCGAGCACCTACACCCGTCTCCTCCTCCCGACCGACGGGAGCGAAAACGCCGACGCCGCCGCCCGGCACGGGACGTCGCTCGCTCGGCAGTACGGGGCTGCCGTCCACGTCCTGAACGTCGTCGATATCCAGGCGGCCGGCGGGCTGTTCAGTGCGGGTGGTCTCGAGAAGGAGTTCGTCGACCGACTCGAGTCGAGGGGGAGAGACGCCGTCCAGCGAGTCGAACGAGCCGTCGGCGAGACCGCCCCCGAGCTGGACGTCGAGACTGCCGTCGTTCGGACGACGTCGTTCGACGGTGTCGCTCCGGAGATTCGCGAGTACGTCGCCGACCAGGCGATCGACGCGGTGGTGATGGGGTCGCACGGCCGGTCGAATCTCGGGCGTCAGTTGCTCGGCAGCGTCGCCTCGACGGTCCTGCGGACGGTCGACGTCCCGGTCCTGGTCGTCAAACGGGAGTCGTAGGGGTCACGCGGACGTACGGTCACACGAACTCGCGTCGTTCGGTGCCTCTGCTCCCCGACCGCTCGCGCCTACGCTTCGGCGTCGACGATGGACTCGCCCAGCCACTCCTCGGCCCAGGCCTCTATCTGGTCGAAGACCGGACAGAGCGAACTCCCCTTCTCGGTGAGGCTGTAGAACGTCGCCACGGGGGCGTCCTCCTCCATGCGGCGGTTCACGAAGCCCAGTTCCTGGAGGTCGTCGAGCACGCGCGAGAGGGTGCGCGAACTCGCGCCGGTCGAGCGCTTCAGTTCGTTGAACCGCTTCTCGCCGTCCTGGAGGTCGTGGAGGACGATGAGTCGCCACTGGGAACCGATCTGCTGGAGCGAGTCGATGACGAAACACGCCTCCTCGCTGTATCGTTCGCCGGGGTCAGATGGCACTGGTGTCACCTGGTGACGGCTACGTCCGCGAACGCATATAGCGGTTCGGATGCGTATCTGGTAACGTCGTGAAACCAGTCGGGGCGACCCGACGCACTACTCACCACTCACACCATGACAGACACCATCCCCGGACTCCACCACGTGACGGCCATCGCGAGCGACCCGCAGGCGAACGTCGACTTCTACACCGACGTCCTCGGCCTGCGCCTCGTCAAGCGTACCGTCAACTTCGACGACAAGTTCACCTACCACCTCTACTACGGCGACGAGACGGGCACGCCGGGCACCGTCCTGACGTTCTTCCCGTTCGCGGGGGCCGTCGGGGGACGCGTCGGCGCCGGGCAGACGAGCGCCACGGTGTTCGTCGTCCCCCCGGAGTCGGTCGACTACTGGGTCGACCGACTCGACGACCTGGGGGTCGACCGCGACGCGCCCGCGGAGCGCTTCGAGGAGACGGTTGTCCCCTTCCGCGACCACGACGGCCAGCCGTTCGAACTCGTCACCGGCGAGTCCGACGTCGAGCCGTGGGCGGACGGTCCCGTCCCGGCCGAGCACGCGATTCGAGGTTTCCACGGCGTGACGCTCCACTCGCTCGACGTCGACGCGACGGCCGCCGTCCTCGAGACGATGGGCTACGAGCGCCTCGCGAGCGAGGACGCGGGCGACGGAGCGGGTGAGCGCGTCCGTTACGTCGCACCCGGCGAGCGCGCCGAGTTCGTCGACCTCGTGGGCGGCGGCGAGCGCGGTCGGCAGGGCGTCGGCACGGTCCACCACGTCGCCTTCCGGACCGACGACGACGCCTCCCAGGAGGCGTGGCGCGACCGACTCGTCGACGCCGGCATGTCGGTCACCCCCGTCAAGGACCGCCAGTACTTCCGCTCCATCTACTTCCGCGAACCCGGCGGCGTCCTGTTCGAAATCGCCACCGACGGGCCGGGGTTCACCCGCGACGAGTCGGTCGAGGCCCTCGGGAGCGACCTGCAACTCCCGCCGTGGCTGGAGGAGGACCGCGAGACCATCGAGTCGCAACTCCCGCCGCTCCCGGCGGGTGAGACGGCGTGAGCGCGCCCGACGACCCCCACGGTAGCCAGCGCCTCGCCAGTTCGGGCGCGCCGCTCCCCGCCGCCGAGGCAGCCGTCGTCCTCGTGCACGGCCGGGGTGCCACCGCCGAGAGCATCCTCGACATGGCCGGTGAGTTCCACGCCCGCGGCGTCGCCTACCTCGCCCCGCAGGCCGCCGGCAACACCTGGTATCCCTACTCCTTCCTCGCGCCGACCGAACAGAACCAGCCGAAACTGGACTCCGCCCTCCGGGCGGTCGGGAACGCCGTCGAGACGGCGGTCGAGGCGGGCATCCCCCACGAGCGAGTCGTCGTCGTCGGCTTCTCGCAGGGGGCCTGTCTCTCCTCGGAGTTCCTCGCACGTCACGCACGGCGCTACGGCGGGTTCGCGGCGCTGAGCGGCGGCCTCGTCGGTCCGGAGGGGACCCCGAGGGAGTACGAGGGGTCGTTCGACGGGACGCCCGTCTTCCTCGGCTGTAGCGACACCGACCCCCACATCCCGCTCGAACGGGTGAAGGAGACCGTTCGAGTGTTCGAGGCCATGGACGCCGACGTCGACGAGCGCATCTACCCCGGGATGGGCCACGGCGTCAACGAGGACGAACTCGACGCGGTGCGCGAGTTGGTCGAGGCGGTAGCGCCGAGCGAGTGACGGTTCGGTGGGGGCCGGCGCTTCCCGACGCCATTAAACGGCCGTCGATTCGGCCGACAGTCGATTTCCTATCGCGGCATACGGTTCACGACCCCGTGACCGCCCGGTTTTTACCCTCCGGGGCGGACGGGGCGATATGAGCGAGTTCGACCCCGAGCGGTTCGAGGACAAGTACGTCCACTACTTCACGGAGCTCCAGGAGGCCTACAGGCACGCGTTCGAGCGGATGAACGAGCGCTACGACTCGACGCTGATTCACGCCATCGACCAGCAGGTGCTCAACGAGTCCGAACCGTTCTACGAGCGCGGGGAGGGGGGCCCCTTCGCCGGGGAGTTCCGCATCGACCTGCCGCCGAACCCCTACGAGCGACTGGACGGCGTGGTCGTCGAGCGCGAGCGGTTCGACGCCATCCTGGAGGAGTACGTCGACGAACTGCGCGCCCAGCACCGCCGGGTGTTCGGGTTCGAGGAGCGGTGACAGGTCCGCGCGTTCCAAAGCCCTAAGACGACCGGCACGATACACGTTAGTATGAGTACGGAATCCGCCAAGACCGAGGACGACCTGCGCGAGGAAGTGACGAACTTCCTGCGGCGCAACTTCCCGCAGATTCAGATGCACGGCGGGAGTGCGGCCATCACGAACCTCGACGTGGAGTCGGGGTCCGTCTCGCTCCAGCTGGGCGGCGCCTGCAGTGGCTGTGGCATCTCGCCGATGACCATCCAGGCCATCAAGACCCGCATGACCAAGGAGATACCCGAGATCACGCAGGTCCACGCCGACACCGGCATGGGTGGCGGCGGTGGCGGGATGTCGCCGTCGTTCCCCGGCGAGACCCGCGGCGGCGACCTCGACAGCGACGACGACGAAGGCCCACAGGCCCCCTTCTGAGCGCGCACTTCCTCCGATTTTCGACCCGCCA
This genomic window contains:
- a CDS encoding uroporphyrinogen-III synthase; the encoded protein is MRVAFFRPDDERRTRAEALLSELGATPVADPMLAVEPTGATPRTDADAAVLTSKTGVELASEGGWEPADGTTVCAIGDRTAAVLREHGYSVDVVPAEFSSSGLVATLRDRIDGARVEVARSDHGSPVLTDGLNDAGAYVHETVLYELVRPPEAGDSADFAATGDLDAALFTSSLTVAHFLEAAEARGVREAAVEGLNGAVVGAIGEPTRVQAEGAGIAVDVVPDRATFEALARAALARLDGS
- a CDS encoding MFS transporter, encoding MSRRSRGASGSWRSVAAVAGWQTAASLCYYSIFAATGFVREAFDLSATLVGVFLTAALLGYTVALFPSGAAVDALGEKRVMVAGLVALSVAALCVSVAPSYALLLLAGTLLGSAYSTAMPGSNRGIVASAPAGRENLAMGVKQVGVTAGSGAASLVVTGVAAVAAWQAGFWVVAALAGGYALGFVALYDGTEGSGRLAWPDLSGLGANRPYVLLVVAGLFVGATIFTTLGYVVLYVEDVVGGSVAAGGVVLALAQVTGSVGRVAAGGLADRLGGARGAATVALVQVGVAAGLFVLLARGTASLAVASLLFAGVGVSVLGSTGVFYSCLSDLVRAEDIGAATAGGQTAINVGGLAAPPLFGLLADGVGYAAGWWLLAGCSVAATLLLVAVRRDLRGPGTRV
- a CDS encoding DHH family phosphoesterase; amino-acid sequence: MTGPVPALDDAAAACADRLREADSVLLASHIDADGLTSAAVASAALARAGIDFETVFKKQLDAHEVATIAATDHETVLFTDFGSGQLDDIARHEAAGDFTPIVADHHRPADAETEFHLNPLLFGLDGASELSGAGAAYVLARALEGEGDNRDLAALAVVGAVGDMQASEGALHGANEGIVCEGVEADVIGEATDLALYGRQTRPLPKLLQYADVPIPGIANNEAGSVAFLSELDVDLKRDGEWRTWAALDDDERRTVVSALLRRAVTRGVPAHRIDDLVGTSYTLLDETVGTELRDASEYSTLLNATARYERADVGLAVCLGDRDGALDRARDLLRNHRRNLSEGLRWVQNEGVTREEHLQWFDAGTRIRETIVGIVAGMAVGTEGIDRDAPIVAFASKSDEETKVSARGTHALVRRGLDLSTVMGEASASVGGKGGGHDVAAGATIPAGSERAFVECANRIIGEQLE
- a CDS encoding universal stress protein; the protein is MYTRIVIAVDGSDEAKEAARRGLELARVFEASVDVLHVVERKALRLTTAGDERDRLRERGRAVLTEIADLASDLGQPVETELREGKPAAEVSDFASERGADLVVVGRQGTTGLGRRLLGGVTEQVLHRSDVPVFVVPDGDQGPVTSSTYTRLLLPTDGSENADAAARHGTSLARQYGAAVHVLNVVDIQAAGGLFSAGGLEKEFVDRLESRGRDAVQRVERAVGETAPELDVETAVVRTTSFDGVAPEIREYVADQAIDAVVMGSHGRSNLGRQLLGSVASTVLRTVDVPVLVVKRES
- a CDS encoding winged helix-turn-helix transcriptional regulator; translated protein: MPSDPGERYSEEACFVIDSLQQIGSQWRLIVLHDLQDGEKRFNELKRSTGASSRTLSRVLDDLQELGFVNRRMEEDAPVATFYSLTEKGSSLCPVFDQIEAWAEEWLGESIVDAEA
- a CDS encoding ring-cleaving dioxygenase; its protein translation is MTDTIPGLHHVTAIASDPQANVDFYTDVLGLRLVKRTVNFDDKFTYHLYYGDETGTPGTVLTFFPFAGAVGGRVGAGQTSATVFVVPPESVDYWVDRLDDLGVDRDAPAERFEETVVPFRDHDGQPFELVTGESDVEPWADGPVPAEHAIRGFHGVTLHSLDVDATAAVLETMGYERLASEDAGDGAGERVRYVAPGERAEFVDLVGGGERGRQGVGTVHHVAFRTDDDASQEAWRDRLVDAGMSVTPVKDRQYFRSIYFREPGGVLFEIATDGPGFTRDESVEALGSDLQLPPWLEEDRETIESQLPPLPAGETA
- a CDS encoding alpha/beta hydrolase, whose translation is MSAPDDPHGSQRLASSGAPLPAAEAAVVLVHGRGATAESILDMAGEFHARGVAYLAPQAAGNTWYPYSFLAPTEQNQPKLDSALRAVGNAVETAVEAGIPHERVVVVGFSQGACLSSEFLARHARRYGGFAALSGGLVGPEGTPREYEGSFDGTPVFLGCSDTDPHIPLERVKETVRVFEAMDADVDERIYPGMGHGVNEDELDAVRELVEAVAPSE
- a CDS encoding DUF5783 family protein, producing the protein MSEFDPERFEDKYVHYFTELQEAYRHAFERMNERYDSTLIHAIDQQVLNESEPFYERGEGGPFAGEFRIDLPPNPYERLDGVVVERERFDAILEEYVDELRAQHRRVFGFEER
- a CDS encoding NifU family protein, coding for MSTESAKTEDDLREEVTNFLRRNFPQIQMHGGSAAITNLDVESGSVSLQLGGACSGCGISPMTIQAIKTRMTKEIPEITQVHADTGMGGGGGGMSPSFPGETRGGDLDSDDDEGPQAPF